In Paenibacillus sonchi, a single genomic region encodes these proteins:
- a CDS encoding response regulator transcription factor, whose product MATILVVEDEKPISDLITMNLKLVGHRFFKAFDGEQMQQILEQEKIDLILLDVMLPVMDGFEWMRRRRHPGVPVIFITAKDSLADRITGFELGADDYIIKPFEILELLARINVVLRRSVKEEEGFLAGDVEVHLQARKIYKSGQLVELTAREFELLEVLIQNRNIALSREKLLELAWGYEFEGDTRTVDVHIRQLRKKLGWEERINTVYKLGYRLEAER is encoded by the coding sequence ATGGCAACGATATTGGTAGTGGAGGATGAGAAGCCGATCAGCGATCTGATTACGATGAATCTAAAGCTGGTTGGCCATCGGTTTTTTAAAGCTTTTGACGGGGAGCAGATGCAGCAGATTCTGGAGCAGGAGAAAATCGATCTTATTTTGCTGGATGTGATGCTGCCGGTTATGGATGGGTTTGAATGGATGAGGCGGCGCCGTCATCCGGGTGTTCCGGTTATTTTTATTACCGCCAAAGATTCTTTAGCTGATCGCATCACCGGCTTTGAGCTGGGCGCAGACGATTATATTATTAAGCCGTTTGAAATTTTGGAGCTGCTGGCCCGGATTAATGTCGTTTTGCGCCGCAGCGTCAAGGAAGAAGAAGGGTTTCTGGCCGGGGATGTTGAGGTGCATCTGCAGGCGCGGAAGATCTATAAGAGCGGGCAGCTTGTCGAACTGACGGCGAGAGAATTTGAGTTGCTGGAGGTTCTGATTCAGAACCGGAATATTGCCTTGTCCCGGGAAAAACTGCTGGAACTGGCCTGGGGTTATGAATTTGAAGGAGATACCCGGACAGTGGATGTGCATATCCGGCAGCTTCGCAAAAAACTGGGCTGGGAAGAACGGATCAACACGGTGTACAAGCTGGGTTACCGTCTGGAAGCGGAGAGGTGA
- the hcp gene encoding hydroxylamine reductase, with protein sequence MSEMFCFQCQEAAKGSGCTIQGVCGKTSEVANLQDLLLYTLKGISIFAQRGRGLGITDPATEKFITGSMFATITNANFTPEHFTARIREGLALRDQWRNRLDSAGAEAALSGHDAALWTAGTDEDLLLKAQEVGVLATEHEDIRSLRELLTYGLKGMAAYMEHAAVLGYVEPDAQAFMEKGLASVLDDTLSGDELTALVLECGKMGVAVMALLDRANTSTYGNPEITKVNIGVGTRPGILISGHDLKDMESLLKQTEGTGVDVYTHSEMLPAHYYPAFKKYSHFVGNYGNAWWKQNEEFASFNGPILMTTNCIVPPKDSYINRLYTTGHTGFPGVQHIAAGENEEKDFTAIIEQAKNCEPPTELETGEIVGGFAHAAVMSVADQVVEAVQSGAIKQFFVMAGCDGRMKSRNYYTDFAAELPGDTVILTAGCAKYKYNKLALGEIGGIPRVLDAGQCNDSYSLVVIAMKLKEVFGLADINDLPIAYNIAWYEQKAVIVLLALLHLGVKNIHLGPTLPAFLSPNVAKVLVDTFGISGITTVKEDMEHFIAAV encoded by the coding sequence ATGAGTGAAATGTTCTGTTTTCAATGTCAGGAGGCGGCGAAGGGATCAGGCTGCACCATCCAGGGAGTCTGCGGCAAAACCAGCGAGGTGGCGAATCTCCAGGATCTGCTGCTGTATACGCTAAAAGGCATTTCAATCTTTGCACAGCGGGGCCGCGGGCTTGGCATCACTGATCCGGCCACGGAGAAATTTATCACCGGGAGCATGTTCGCGACCATCACCAATGCAAACTTCACCCCGGAGCATTTCACAGCACGCATCAGGGAAGGACTTGCACTTCGTGACCAGTGGAGAAACCGGCTGGACTCAGCAGGGGCAGAGGCGGCTCTTTCCGGTCATGATGCAGCCCTATGGACGGCCGGTACGGACGAAGACCTGCTGCTGAAAGCACAAGAGGTAGGTGTTCTTGCCACAGAACATGAGGATATCCGTTCGCTGCGCGAGCTGCTGACCTATGGGCTCAAAGGGATGGCAGCTTACATGGAGCATGCGGCGGTGCTGGGTTATGTTGAGCCTGATGCTCAGGCTTTTATGGAAAAAGGCTTGGCGTCAGTGCTGGATGACACGCTTAGCGGCGATGAGCTGACTGCACTGGTGCTGGAATGCGGGAAAATGGGCGTAGCGGTCATGGCGCTGCTGGACCGGGCGAATACATCGACTTACGGCAACCCGGAAATCACCAAAGTGAACATCGGTGTGGGAACCCGTCCGGGGATTCTAATCAGCGGGCATGACCTGAAGGATATGGAGTCGCTGCTCAAGCAGACGGAAGGGACCGGAGTGGATGTGTACACACACAGCGAGATGCTGCCGGCCCACTATTATCCTGCATTCAAAAAGTACAGCCATTTCGTAGGCAATTACGGCAACGCCTGGTGGAAGCAAAATGAGGAATTCGCGAGCTTTAACGGTCCGATTCTGATGACTACGAACTGCATTGTACCACCTAAAGACAGCTATATTAACCGTCTGTACACCACCGGCCATACAGGTTTCCCTGGGGTTCAGCATATTGCAGCCGGTGAGAACGAGGAGAAGGATTTCACCGCGATCATCGAGCAGGCCAAGAACTGTGAACCGCCAACCGAACTGGAGACTGGAGAAATTGTCGGCGGCTTCGCCCATGCTGCGGTAATGAGTGTGGCCGATCAGGTGGTAGAGGCTGTGCAGAGCGGCGCGATCAAGCAGTTCTTTGTGATGGCAGGCTGCGACGGCCGGATGAAGAGCCGGAATTACTATACAGATTTCGCTGCCGAGCTGCCGGGAGATACCGTCATTCTGACGGCGGGCTGTGCAAAATATAAATACAACAAGCTGGCGCTTGGTGAGATCGGCGGGATTCCCCGCGTACTGGATGCCGGACAATGCAACGATTCCTATTCCCTGGTAGTAATCGCAATGAAGCTGAAAGAAGTATTCGGGCTGGCTGACATCAACGATCTGCCGATTGCCTACAATATTGCCTGGTACGAGCAGAAGGCGGTCATTGTACTGCTGGCGCTCCTGCATCTGGGCGTCAAGAATATCCATCTCGGCCCGACGCTTCCGGCCTTCCTCTCCCCGAATGTAGCCAAAGTGCTGGTAGACACCTTCGGAATTAGCGGCATTACAACTGTAAAAGAGGACATGGAGCATTTCATCGCTGCGGTATAA
- a CDS encoding FUSC family protein, with protein MNEGLQDRLEKFGLSLYMIRVTLAASLSWLAVHTLYGDSYLYFAPLAAILITQGSVKASLEKGVYRMTGIVLGGIVSLVVGRFFDVGALSILLMLLIGIGVATACRINIQAISQVGVTSVLALTFYNDHYIEWRVAETLIGVVIALIINMIIVPPKGFVKVKGLALEGGLLLADALSGQTGGGREAIQAGDALTRSASLLAKSELQQKELHYTLTHYHCRNELRGLTQTTAHLKKIHSYVKEIRAEIALLPAHYAAADWMAEVVTATADCIALYGTKTLSDAECQRSLPESLRRARDLQLAWFSELQGQCSLTSIRDLGAVFSHLNRVLEEIEQADYVVMSAAPQKAKAGAAHAVRFIQKGLSHKL; from the coding sequence ATGAACGAAGGATTGCAGGACCGTCTGGAGAAATTCGGACTGTCTTTATATATGATACGTGTTACTCTGGCAGCTTCACTCTCCTGGCTGGCAGTACATACGCTGTATGGGGACAGCTATTTATACTTCGCCCCGCTGGCGGCGATTCTGATTACACAGGGGAGCGTCAAGGCCTCTCTGGAAAAAGGGGTTTACCGCATGACCGGCATTGTGCTCGGCGGCATTGTCAGCCTGGTTGTGGGGCGGTTCTTCGATGTAGGAGCCCTTTCCATTCTGCTGATGCTTCTGATCGGCATCGGAGTCGCAACAGCCTGCCGGATCAATATCCAGGCCATCTCCCAGGTCGGTGTAACCTCTGTACTGGCACTCACCTTCTATAATGATCATTATATCGAGTGGCGGGTCGCTGAAACGCTTATCGGTGTAGTCATTGCTCTAATCATCAATATGATTATCGTCCCGCCCAAGGGGTTCGTCAAGGTTAAGGGCTTGGCTCTGGAAGGCGGCCTGCTGCTGGCGGATGCCCTAAGCGGCCAGACCGGCGGCGGACGGGAAGCCATCCAGGCGGGAGACGCCCTGACACGCTCCGCTTCACTGCTGGCGAAGAGCGAGCTGCAGCAGAAGGAGCTGCATTATACCTTAACCCATTACCATTGCCGCAATGAGCTGCGCGGACTGACACAGACAACGGCCCATCTTAAAAAAATCCACTCGTATGTAAAAGAGATTCGTGCGGAAATCGCACTGCTGCCCGCACATTATGCCGCAGCCGACTGGATGGCGGAGGTGGTCACAGCCACCGCAGACTGTATCGCCCTTTACGGGACGAAGACACTGTCGGATGCCGAATGCCAGCGTTCGCTTCCCGAATCGCTGCGCCGGGCGCGCGATCTTCAACTCGCCTGGTTCTCCGAGCTGCAGGGGCAATGCTCCCTCACCTCCATCCGCGATCTCGGCGCGGTGTTCTCCCACCTGAACCGGGTGCTGGAAGAAATCGAGCAAGCCGACTATGTAGTGATGTCAGCCGCGCCGCAAAAGGCTAAAGCCGGAGCCGCACACGCTGTACGCTTCATTCAAAAGGGACTCTCCCACAAGCTTTAA
- a CDS encoding Crp/Fnr family transcriptional regulator — protein sequence MKPDPAVLQACLLFRGRSVEEIESLLQKMIYTVSEYPRKTVILAEGDKADRLGIVLSGRVEVQKNHPTGSGVTIAHLNQGQTIGEAVLFRRNNSVPATVTASDPCTVMFIGKQELLRMFSADTELLTRFIENLSERLVLVNRKIEILSAGPLRRRIVDFLLEQSELQSSALVRLPFSRKEWAEHLNTARPSLSREMGNLRDQGWILFKGREITLLEVDQMRDFIHSDEADSGGKS from the coding sequence ATGAAACCTGACCCTGCCGTGCTGCAGGCCTGTCTGCTGTTCCGGGGACGGTCTGTGGAAGAGATTGAATCTCTGCTGCAAAAGATGATCTACACCGTCAGCGAGTATCCGAGAAAAACAGTAATCCTCGCGGAAGGCGACAAGGCGGACCGCCTCGGTATCGTGCTCTCGGGACGGGTGGAAGTACAGAAGAACCACCCCACGGGCAGCGGTGTAACCATTGCCCATCTGAATCAAGGCCAGACCATTGGCGAAGCCGTGCTGTTCCGCAGAAACAACAGTGTGCCCGCCACGGTTACCGCCTCTGATCCCTGCACCGTTATGTTCATCGGCAAGCAGGAGCTGCTGCGGATGTTTTCGGCAGATACAGAGCTGCTGACCCGTTTTATTGAGAATCTGTCCGAGCGGCTGGTGCTGGTCAACCGGAAGATTGAAATCCTCTCAGCCGGACCGCTGCGGCGGCGGATTGTCGATTTTCTGCTGGAGCAGTCGGAGCTGCAGTCCTCCGCTCTTGTCCGGCTTCCTTTCAGCAGAAAGGAATGGGCAGAGCATTTAAATACGGCACGGCCCTCGCTTTCCCGTGAAATGGGGAATCTGCGCGACCAGGGCTGGATTCTTTTCAAGGGGAGGGAAATCACCCTGCTGGAAGTGGATCAGATGAGGGATTTCATTCACAGTGACGAAGCGGATTCCGGGGGCAAGAGCTGA
- a CDS encoding flagellar assembly protein A: protein MIIRKSEVTRMPQHTIERSRYEFIASMLLGKTDLLNLYSVDPQTFGGTDEAKNGVIIIQNNEIFITPPLSGGKPAVISAIHPVVLKINGQVITGPTPITSADDLTWEICEKPQYQITVSDDKLKVYFTLYRAERYAWNLVNNPASAFVTVRAEMNREMLLSTLSIERIIAGFEKSPIVSSLNIPALYEELNNPTYLPVCIAEGKAPVPGTNASLELLFQQKIENQFKSMDDSAQETGCPEFFMVQEGEVFAKKLPPQKAFPALMYMAVYFRRRRRRTSPCSPPPAQRCFRAGRSRPAAKADHA from the coding sequence TTGATTATACGAAAAAGTGAGGTTACGAGAATGCCGCAGCATACCATCGAACGTTCACGGTACGAGTTCATTGCTTCCATGCTTCTTGGGAAGACCGATCTCTTGAATCTTTACTCTGTGGATCCTCAGACGTTTGGCGGAACAGACGAAGCTAAGAATGGTGTCATCATTATCCAGAATAATGAAATCTTCATCACTCCGCCTCTGTCCGGCGGCAAACCGGCTGTAATCTCCGCGATCCATCCTGTTGTGTTGAAGATTAACGGTCAAGTCATCACGGGCCCGACTCCAATTACCTCTGCAGATGACCTCACCTGGGAGATTTGCGAGAAACCGCAATACCAGATTACAGTGTCCGATGATAAGCTCAAAGTATACTTTACCCTTTACCGCGCTGAAAGGTATGCCTGGAATCTCGTCAACAATCCGGCCTCAGCCTTTGTTACTGTCCGCGCGGAGATGAACCGGGAAATGCTGTTATCCACCCTCTCCATAGAACGGATTATAGCCGGATTTGAGAAGAGCCCTATAGTCAGCAGTCTCAATATCCCTGCGCTATACGAGGAGCTGAATAATCCTACCTACCTTCCCGTGTGTATTGCTGAAGGCAAGGCTCCTGTGCCAGGGACAAATGCGAGTCTGGAACTGCTGTTTCAGCAGAAAATAGAGAATCAATTCAAGTCGATGGACGATTCCGCCCAGGAAACAGGCTGCCCGGAATTCTTCATGGTGCAGGAAGGCGAAGTGTTTGCGAAGAAACTGCCCCCACAGAAGGCCTTCCCGGCTTTGATGTATATGGCGGTGTACTTCCGCCGCCGCCGCCGCAGGACCTCACCCTGTTCTCCTCCCCCTGCGCAGCGATGCTTCCGGGCGGGGAGATCAAGGCCTGCCGCAAAGGCAGACCACGCATAA
- a CDS encoding DMT family transporter, translated as MQQQRKTIALLIFLVIVWGINWPLSKIALHYAPPLLFAGIRTVIAGVILIAAALPKLKELQFKRLWPVYLVSAFLSIVFYYGFQTIGLQYVPSGLFSAIVFLQPVLLGIFAWLWLGESMYGLKLAGLVLGFLGVASLSIGGFTGSISVQGIVLALASALSWAFATVYTKRNAARVDMLWMTAMQIMIGGLVLLAAGSAAESWTDITWNTAFIVNTLFISVFVIALGWMVYFSLIKEGEAGKVGSFTFLIPLISIGSSVVLLHERITLNLVVGLLLIVGSIVLVNFKKAVRRPTH; from the coding sequence ATGCAGCAGCAGAGAAAAACCATAGCCTTGCTTATCTTTCTGGTCATCGTCTGGGGCATTAATTGGCCTCTTTCCAAAATCGCTTTACATTACGCTCCGCCGCTGTTGTTTGCCGGGATACGCACCGTGATCGCCGGTGTAATTCTGATCGCAGCAGCCCTGCCGAAACTGAAGGAGCTTCAGTTCAAGCGGCTGTGGCCGGTGTATCTGGTGTCGGCTTTCCTTAGTATCGTCTTCTATTATGGCTTCCAGACCATTGGCCTGCAGTATGTGCCTTCCGGCCTGTTCTCCGCCATTGTCTTTCTGCAGCCGGTGCTGCTTGGTATTTTCGCCTGGCTCTGGCTGGGTGAGAGCATGTATGGGCTGAAGCTGGCCGGTCTCGTGCTCGGATTCCTCGGTGTAGCCTCACTCAGCATCGGCGGCTTTACCGGGAGCATTTCTGTTCAGGGCATTGTGCTTGCTCTGGCCAGTGCGCTCAGCTGGGCTTTTGCCACCGTCTATACGAAACGCAATGCGGCGCGGGTGGATATGCTGTGGATGACCGCCATGCAGATCATGATCGGGGGCCTTGTTCTGCTGGCAGCCGGTTCGGCGGCCGAGAGCTGGACGGATATAACCTGGAACACGGCTTTTATCGTGAACACGCTGTTTATTTCTGTGTTTGTGATTGCCCTGGGCTGGATGGTGTATTTCAGTCTCATCAAGGAAGGGGAGGCCGGCAAGGTTGGTTCCTTCACCTTTCTGATTCCGCTGATCTCCATCGGTTCAAGTGTGGTGCTGCTGCATGAGCGGATCACGCTTAATCTGGTGGTCGGCCTGCTGCTTATTGTGGGCAGCATCGTTTTGGTTAACTTCAAGAAAGCCGTTAGGCGTCCTACACATTAG
- a CDS encoding aldo/keto reductase, with the protein MKYNRLGSSGLQVSALGLGTNAFGKRADQQTSIDIVHAALGQGINFIDTANIYAGSESERIIGLALEDRRQEAVLATKAGLPVHGGPGGSGSSRHHLLQELEGSLRRLKTDYVDLYQIHTFDPYTPLEETLRTLDDMVSAGKVRYIGASNYAAWELMKALGISELRNLVKYVSIQCSYSLADRTPETQLLPLCLDQGIGIIPYFPLAGGILTGKYGGSDAPPAGSRAQTDPNFSRFLSKDRIALGDAVGGIAAELAASPTALSLAWLMHQQAVSTVIVGATKTAQLQESIQSAALALDAGSLHRLDEASRAFRHGEPFACYRLP; encoded by the coding sequence GTGAAATATAATCGTTTGGGCAGCAGCGGGCTGCAGGTGTCTGCGCTGGGCCTGGGAACCAACGCGTTCGGAAAGAGGGCCGATCAGCAGACCTCGATTGATATTGTCCATGCCGCGCTCGGCCAGGGAATCAACTTCATAGATACTGCCAATATCTACGCCGGCTCCGAGTCCGAGCGGATTATCGGGCTGGCACTTGAAGACAGGCGGCAGGAAGCCGTTCTGGCTACCAAGGCAGGCCTGCCGGTGCACGGAGGGCCCGGAGGCAGCGGTTCATCCCGCCATCATCTGCTGCAGGAGCTGGAAGGGAGCCTGCGCCGCCTGAAGACAGATTATGTGGATCTTTATCAGATCCATACTTTTGATCCCTACACACCGCTGGAAGAAACCCTGCGCACATTGGATGATATGGTATCCGCAGGCAAAGTCCGCTATATCGGCGCTTCCAATTATGCAGCCTGGGAGCTGATGAAGGCGCTGGGAATCAGCGAATTGCGCAATCTGGTCAAGTATGTCTCCATCCAGTGCAGCTATTCCCTGGCTGACCGGACACCCGAGACCCAGCTGCTCCCGCTCTGCCTGGATCAGGGAATCGGCATCATTCCCTATTTCCCGCTGGCCGGAGGCATCCTCACAGGCAAATACGGCGGCAGCGATGCCCCGCCCGCCGGCTCCAGAGCGCAGACGGACCCGAACTTCAGCCGCTTCCTGAGCAAGGACCGGATCGCCCTTGGCGATGCGGTGGGAGGCATCGCCGCTGAGCTGGCGGCCTCCCCCACCGCGCTGTCGCTGGCCTGGCTGATGCACCAGCAAGCCGTCTCCACCGTCATTGTCGGCGCTACGAAGACCGCGCAGCTGCAAGAAAGCATCCAGAGCGCTGCGCTCGCTCTGGATGCCGGCAGCCTGCACCGGCTGGACGAAGCCAGCCGGGCCTTCCGGCACGGCGAGCCGTTCGCCTGCTACCGGCTGCCGTAG
- a CDS encoding sensor histidine kinase, with amino-acid sequence MRFWQKTLVLMLVLFVVVLDVSVIMIMNKSWRLNMGREQQRAASDQALIANNIYENLNSIKSRGMRINDTILLDVARSYGEYYRERGISLELSNQGTPIYAGPSEPSARYISVTNELPAPYGHLQLTYRRDIEALYAGQDELNRYFVYINCISIPVLAALMYVLIRKLTKPLQSLADSTKNIAEGNYGKRVQLKNRDEFGELARHFNRMADAVEKQVTDLSAMAEEKQRMVDNLAHELRTPLTSLQGFAQYLNAAHIDEEERITASGYLWSETLRLKNLVFKLLDLSVLSHQPVERNRIPVMELFESVRRMEQANLDAAGIELILEADIPAVWGDRELLESFLVNCLENSIHASTPGSEIRLAAYEQDAAAVLEVSDSGRGMSAGHLERVFEPFYRVDHARSREHGGAGLGLALCRQIAEAHQAQLSLSSEEQKGTTIKLILQLHNNGLLT; translated from the coding sequence ATGAGATTCTGGCAGAAAACGCTGGTGCTGATGCTCGTCTTGTTCGTTGTGGTGCTGGATGTGAGCGTCATTATGATTATGAACAAAAGCTGGCGGCTGAATATGGGAAGGGAACAGCAGCGGGCGGCAAGTGATCAGGCCCTGATTGCCAACAATATCTATGAAAATCTAAATTCCATAAAATCACGGGGGATGCGGATTAACGATACGATTCTGCTGGATGTTGCCCGTTCCTATGGGGAGTATTACCGGGAGCGGGGCATTTCACTGGAATTGTCGAATCAGGGTACTCCCATCTATGCCGGGCCATCGGAGCCGTCCGCCCGCTATATCAGCGTAACGAATGAGCTGCCGGCGCCTTATGGGCATTTGCAGCTAACCTACCGGCGGGATATTGAAGCGCTGTATGCCGGCCAGGATGAGTTGAACCGGTATTTTGTCTATATCAACTGCATCTCTATTCCTGTTCTTGCTGCGCTCATGTATGTACTGATCCGCAAGCTGACGAAACCTCTGCAATCATTGGCGGACAGCACCAAAAATATTGCCGAAGGAAATTACGGCAAACGGGTGCAGCTTAAGAACAGGGATGAATTCGGGGAGCTGGCGCGGCATTTCAACCGCATGGCAGATGCTGTGGAAAAGCAGGTTACGGACCTCTCCGCCATGGCTGAGGAGAAGCAGCGGATGGTGGACAACCTGGCTCATGAACTGAGAACGCCGCTGACCAGCTTGCAGGGATTCGCCCAGTATTTGAATGCGGCCCATATCGACGAAGAAGAGCGGATAACAGCGAGCGGTTATCTCTGGAGCGAGACGCTGCGTCTGAAGAATCTGGTCTTCAAGCTGCTGGATTTATCCGTTCTCAGCCATCAGCCGGTGGAACGGAACCGGATACCGGTTATGGAGCTGTTCGAATCCGTGCGCCGGATGGAACAGGCCAATCTGGATGCAGCGGGGATTGAGCTAATTCTGGAAGCGGATATTCCTGCGGTATGGGGTGACCGGGAGCTGCTCGAATCGTTCCTGGTGAATTGCCTGGAGAACTCGATCCATGCCTCAACTCCAGGTTCGGAGATCAGGCTGGCTGCGTATGAACAGGATGCTGCGGCTGTTCTGGAAGTATCAGATTCCGGCAGAGGCATGAGTGCCGGACATCTGGAGCGGGTATTCGAGCCGTTCTACCGGGTGGATCATGCCCGGTCAAGAGAACATGGCGGGGCAGGACTCGGTTTGGCCCTGTGCCGCCAGATTGCAGAGGCGCATCAGGCACAGCTGTCTCTAAGTTCAGAGGAGCAGAAGGGGACGACTATAAAGCTTATTTTACAACTCCATAACAACGGGCTTCTTACTTGA
- a CDS encoding flavin reductase family protein: MYIAASAQSAHDNYKLLIGSIIPRPIAFVTSINEQGVVNAAPFSFFNIVNDEPPMIMFSCVRKATGEMKHTASNILGNGEFVVHIVDEDNVAAINHTSINAPEGVSELELAGLTPVPGQMVRVPRIEECKVAMECRLTRHVELGHCDMIIGEVLCFYVEDELIHNGRIDAAKLKPVSRLAGASYAAVGRTFDMERPQYES, encoded by the coding sequence ATGTATATCGCTGCTTCAGCACAATCGGCGCATGACAATTACAAGCTTTTGATCGGAAGCATTATCCCCCGGCCGATTGCTTTTGTAACCTCAATCAATGAACAAGGCGTGGTGAATGCCGCACCGTTCAGTTTTTTTAATATTGTGAATGATGAACCGCCGATGATTATGTTCTCCTGTGTGCGTAAGGCAACCGGAGAGATGAAGCACACTGCAAGCAACATTTTGGGCAATGGGGAGTTTGTGGTGCATATTGTGGACGAGGATAATGTGGCTGCGATTAACCACACCTCGATCAACGCCCCGGAAGGCGTCAGCGAGCTGGAATTGGCCGGACTGACGCCGGTGCCCGGGCAAATGGTCCGGGTTCCGCGTATAGAGGAATGTAAGGTTGCCATGGAGTGCCGGCTTACGCGGCATGTGGAGCTGGGACACTGCGATATGATCATCGGAGAAGTGCTGTGTTTCTATGTAGAGGATGAGCTGATCCATAACGGACGTATTGATGCGGCCAAGCTGAAGCCGGTAAGCCGTCTCGCGGGAGCTTCGTATGCGGCGGTTGGCCGGACGTTCGATATGGAGAGACCGCAATACGAGTCTTAA
- a CDS encoding LysR family transcriptional regulator, whose amino-acid sequence MFYFHTNDTVKPVIIEMNYYYKGHTKTVMNNTQIRLFVSIAESGSFTKAGLDMNMTQPAVSRAISALEAELAVKLLLRDRRSGLMLTDIGKRILVIFREILIGYDKVEQEISAEKGLEKGLIRIGAFPVASAHLVPKIIRSIASSYPEIEIRLYEGTVAEVKEWLEARIIDVGLIIPPDGDFDFVPLFREKLYAVLQDDHPLRHKAVICVKDLEDEPMLICRSGYEPPVVDLFQRGGSKLNVKYEVSSYLTALNMVKEGLAVGVMSQLSLLSLPPGVIIRELAPDAYRDIHLAVNSLAEASIAVRLFIETALRLTAGPDTAVPPVIQAGQM is encoded by the coding sequence TTGTTCTATTTTCATACCAATGATACAGTAAAACCAGTTATAATTGAAATGAATTATTATTATAAGGGGCATACCAAAACTGTTATGAACAACACTCAGATCCGTTTGTTTGTCAGCATTGCCGAGAGCGGCAGCTTCACGAAAGCCGGACTGGACATGAATATGACCCAGCCTGCGGTCAGCCGGGCCATCTCCGCGCTGGAGGCGGAGCTTGCGGTGAAGCTGCTGCTGCGCGACCGGCGCAGCGGGCTGATGCTCACTGATATCGGCAAGCGTATCCTTGTTATTTTCCGGGAGATCCTGATCGGGTATGACAAAGTAGAGCAGGAAATTTCCGCCGAAAAGGGGCTGGAGAAGGGACTGATCCGCATCGGGGCGTTTCCGGTAGCTTCGGCGCATCTGGTCCCCAAGATTATCCGCTCCATCGCTTCAAGCTACCCAGAGATTGAGATCAGGCTGTACGAAGGGACTGTCGCCGAGGTGAAAGAATGGCTGGAGGCGCGGATCATTGACGTAGGGCTGATCATTCCTCCGGATGGAGACTTCGACTTTGTTCCGCTCTTCCGGGAAAAGCTGTATGCCGTGCTGCAGGACGACCATCCGCTCCGGCACAAGGCTGTCATTTGCGTGAAGGACCTGGAAGATGAGCCGATGCTGATCTGCAGATCCGGCTATGAACCGCCGGTAGTCGATTTATTCCAGAGAGGCGGCAGCAAGCTGAATGTGAAATATGAGGTCAGCAGCTATCTGACCGCCCTCAATATGGTCAAGGAAGGGCTGGCTGTGGGCGTAATGTCCCAGCTCTCGCTGCTGTCGCTTCCTCCCGGCGTGATCATCCGGGAGCTGGCTCCTGATGCCTACCGTGATATTCATCTGGCGGTGAACTCGCTTGCCGAGGCATCGATTGCCGTCAGGCTGTTCATCGAGACTGCCCTGCGGCTGACCGCCGGTCCGGATACCGCTGTACCGCCCGTAATTCAAGCCGGGCAAATGTAG